In Pseudohongiella acticola, the sequence TGTATTATGCGCGCGGGCCGGTCACAATTGTAGTCCTGCCGTGTGGTCTTGCCACAGTACAGTTGTTACAATCGATCAGCGCCCTGGTGGGCCAAGACCTGGAATTATGATTAAACTTCAACATTTTCTGTTACTTCTCAGCCTATCTGCGCTGGGCGCCTGCTCGGCGTTGCAACCCACTGCCGATGTGGACGCGACCGATTCAGCACCCGTTCTCGCGCAGCCTGACCCCCAACCGGTTGAGTCTGATCAAGCCGAACCGGACGCGGAAGAAGACATCGCTTACGGCAATTTCACCCGGGATCAACTGGAAACAGCCCTGCTCAGTGAATTTGGCGGTATGCGCGGCTACCTGCCGCAGGCGGCAGAGAACTACTACGAACTGGCACTGGAAACTGGCGATACCGGCATTATCCGCCGCGCCGTCGAATTTGCCTCGGCTACCGGCAACAATGATGCTTTGCTGGAGCTGGCAACGCTGTGGCTGCAACACGAGCCCGATGCACTGGACCCCCACCTGATCGTTGGTTACGAATTTCTGGAGCAGGCGTTGTATATGCGTGCCCTGCCGCACTTTAACCAGGTGCTGAACCTGGGAGGCAATGTTGACTTCACTGCGATGTCTGCACGCACCTATGACCTCGACGACAGGCAGCGCGATGTTATCGCCACTGAACTGGAAAGCATGCGTGAACAGCATTCGGACGAAGCCACCCTGTACTATGCGCTGGCCCAGATCTACGATCAGAGCGGCGATACCGCCGCTGGCCGAGCTATGCTGGAGACAGCCACTGAACGCTTTGGCGACAATCCGCGCACAGCATTGCTGGAGGCACAGCTGTTGCAGAATGCCGGTCAGGCCGGCGCCGCTGAAACCCTGCTCGGTGAAGCCGTCGCCCGGTACCCCAGGCACCGCCTGCTGCGCTACAGCTACGCTCAATTACTGGTGCAGAACGACAAGCTACGCGACGCTGCCGTGCACTTCACCGAGCTGCTGCGCCTGACCCCGGGCGACATGGAAACCCTGTATTCGCTGACGTTGATCAATCTCGAGCTGGAGGAATACGACATCGCTCTGGAGCAGCTGCGCACCTTGCTGAGCGCAGGCCACCGCGTCAATGAAGCACATTTCTACCTGGCCGTTATTTTTGAATCACGCGACCAGCTTGCCGATGCCCTACACCATTATCAGCAGATCGGTCCGCGCTCGAACGCCTTCCTCTCCGCCCAGCGCCAGATTATGCGGCTGTTTGTGGCGATGGAGCGCTTTGATGATGCCACCCGCTGGCGCCAGCAACGCAGCATCAGCACGCCGGAGCTGGGGCCAATTTTGCCCGCACTGGAAGCCGAAGCGCTGGTCAATGCCGGTTATTCAGAGCGGGCCTCGGTCGCACTGGATGCCGCGCTGACACAATATCCGGATAATATCGACCTGCTCTTTGCGCGGGCGCTGCTGAGCGAACAACAGGACAACCTGCCCAAGGCAGAGCAGGATCTGCGGCATATAATCCAGCTGTCGCCGGACAACGCTCGCGCGCTCAACCACCTGGGTTATGCTCTGGCCGTGCGCACCGATCGTTATCAGGAAGCGCTGGAATTGATACAGCGCGCCATCGACATAACACCGGACGACCCCGCCATCATCGACAGCCTGGGCTGGGTTCAGTACAAACTCGGCCGCCTGGATGCTGCCCTGACCAATCTGAGAGCAGCCTACTCGGCGTTCCCCGACGCCGAAGTGGCTGCTCACCTCGGAGAGGTACTGTGGGCAATGGGGGAGCAGAATGAAGCGCTTGAAGTCTGGCAGGAGGCACTGACCAAGCAGCCGGACAGCACACATGTGCAGGAGACCATGGAACGCCTGGTGCCCGCGCAATGAACCGGTTTCGTCAACCAGCCACGTTATTGCCCCACCCTGCCGCCTGGGCGTCTATCACCCTGACGTTGATGCTGGCCGCCTGCACCGGCACGCCGCGCATCGATGCACCGGTCAACACCGAATGGGAACAGCGTCGCCAGGTACTGCAGGATATATCGCACTGGGAATTCATTGGCAGCCTGAACGTGCGCGATGCCAGTGACGCACACAGTTCACGCATCCGCTGGCAACAGCAGGACGAAACCTATCAGATCAACCTGTGGGGCACCTTTAACGTGGGCGCGACACAGATTGATGGTCGCCCCG encodes:
- a CDS encoding tetratricopeptide repeat protein, producing the protein MIKLQHFLLLLSLSALGACSALQPTADVDATDSAPVLAQPDPQPVESDQAEPDAEEDIAYGNFTRDQLETALLSEFGGMRGYLPQAAENYYELALETGDTGIIRRAVEFASATGNNDALLELATLWLQHEPDALDPHLIVGYEFLEQALYMRALPHFNQVLNLGGNVDFTAMSARTYDLDDRQRDVIATELESMREQHSDEATLYYALAQIYDQSGDTAAGRAMLETATERFGDNPRTALLEAQLLQNAGQAGAAETLLGEAVARYPRHRLLRYSYAQLLVQNDKLRDAAVHFTELLRLTPGDMETLYSLTLINLELEEYDIALEQLRTLLSAGHRVNEAHFYLAVIFESRDQLADALHHYQQIGPRSNAFLSAQRQIMRLFVAMERFDDATRWRQQRSISTPELGPILPALEAEALVNAGYSERASVALDAALTQYPDNIDLLFARALLSEQQDNLPKAEQDLRHIIQLSPDNARALNHLGYALAVRTDRYQEALELIQRAIDITPDDPAIIDSLGWVQYKLGRLDAALTNLRAAYSAFPDAEVAAHLGEVLWAMGEQNEALEVWQEALTKQPDSTHVQETMERLVPAQ